The following nucleotide sequence is from Pedobacter sp. PACM 27299.
TGCAATGGTCGCATCCGCCGCAGGCACTGTAAAGCCAGGGCACGCCTACCAGATCGCCTTCTTTAACATTATTCACTTCTTGGCCAAGGGCTACTACATAACCTACGCCTTCATGACCAGGAATTAAAGGCATTTTCGGTTTTACCGGCCAATCTCCAGATACGGCATGTAAATCTGTATGGCATACGCCACTGGCAATTACTTTAACCAGGATCTGATTTCTGCCTGGTCTTTTAACTGCTACTTCTTCAATCTGCAATGGTTTTCCAAATTCGGAAATCACTGCGGCTTTCATCGTTTTAGGGAGCATAAAATATGGGGGTATAAATGAGAATAAAAAAATCCCGGAAAACTACCTGCTGTCCGGGATTGAATCATCAACCATTAAAAGAATCCTAATTTATTTTTATCGTAAGAGATCAGCATATTTTTGGTGCTGCGGTAATGATCCAGCATCATTTTATGGTTTTCTCTTCCGAAACCTGATTTTTTATAACCTCCGAATGGGGCATGTGCAGGGTAGGCATGGTACTGGTTTACCCAGATTCTTCCTGCCTGAATCGCGCGCGGCACCTGATATAGTTCATGTGCATCACGGGTCCATACGCCTGCACCCAATCCATATAAGGTATCGTTTGCAATTTCTATCGCTTCTTCTACCGTTTTAAAGGTAGTCACACAAAGTACAGGACCAAAAATCTCTTCCTGGAAAATGCGCATTTTGTTGTGTCCTTTTAATATCGTAGGCTCGATGTAATAACCAGTCCCTAATTCTCCTTCCAGCTTGTTGGCCGTACCCCCAATCAGAAGTTCTGCACCTTCTTCTTTACCAATGTTGAGGTAAGAAAGTATCTTTTGATACTGCTCATTCGAAGTCTGCGCGCCCATCATACTTGTTTTGTCTAATGGATGGCTGATTTTTATCGCTTTAGTACGCTCGATCACGCGGGCGATAAATTTGTCGTAAATGCTTTCCTGAATCAGGAGACGCGAAGGGCAGGTACAGATCTCTCCCTGGTTTAAGGCAAACATCACGGCACCTTCCACCGCTTTATCGAAAAAGGCATCGTCTTTATCTGCTACAGATTCAAAGAAAATATTCGGAGATTTTCCACCCAGTTCCATCGTGGAAGGAATGATGTTTTCTGCTGCATACTGCATGATTAAACGGCCAGAAGTGGTACTGCCGGTAAAGGCGACTTTCGAGATTCTTGAAGAAGTAGCTAAAGGTTTACCCACTTCAATTCCGTATCCGTTTACAATGTTTAGTACACCTGGAGGCAGGATGTCGCCGATCAATTCCATCAGGATGATGATCGAAACCGGGGTTTGTTCAGCAGGCTTCACTACCGTGCAGCAACCTGCAGCCAGTGCTGGTGCGATTTTCCAGGTCGCCATTAATAAGGGGAAGTTCCAGGGGATGATCTGGGCAACTACGCCGATCGGCTCATGCAGGGCAATGCTCACCGTATGCTCATCATGCTCTGCTATCGAACCCTCATCAGCTCTGATCACTCCAGCAAAATACCTGAAATGGTCTACTACCAGGGGTAAATCTGCAGCCAGTGTTTCCCGGATCGCTTTTCCATTGTCTATGGTTTCTATGGTAGCCAGGTATTCTAAATTGTCTTCTATTTTCTGTGCAACCTTTAACAATATATTGCTTCTGTATACTGCCGAACTTTTGCTCCAGGTTTTGAATGCCTCATGTGCTGCATCTAATGCCAGTTCTACATCTTCTTTACTCGACCTCGCGGCTTTCGTAAATACTTTTCCATCTATCGGAGAGATGTTGTCGAAATAAACGCCCTTTACAGGAGCTACAAATTTGCCGCCAATGAAATTGTCGTAATGCGATTTAAATGACGGTCTTTTTACCAGATTTTCCATGAATATGTCGTCTTTTTAATGATTTTTAAAGTACATTGAATTTGAACGGGAAGAACCCGCTATTACAAACCTAGGGCAATAGCCCGGGCAGTGGTAGGAGAATTGTTTCATAGTATAGCACTATTGTCTCATTGTACTAACTATTTGCGAGGCAATATGTTTGAATTAAGAATTGAATAGGTTAAACCAAATTATATTTTTGATATGCAGCACAAATTAAATCCATTCGGACTCAGCAGAGCAGAAAGTTTAAAGACACTCGTAGAAAATAGAACCGCATATACCTTGCAAAACTGTGAGTTAAATGTCTTTGAGACCTATACAGAATCTTATCGTGTACCGCTTGTATTTAATGATTTGGTGATCACCAGTATGTTAAGAGGAAAGAAGGTGATGCACTTGTCCGGGAAATCTGAATTTGATTATTATCCTGGGCAAACGGTGATTGTACCGCCATCATTGTGCATGAATATCGATTTCCCTGAAGCAACGAGTGACAACCCAACACAATGTATTGCACTGGCGATTGATCCGGATCAAATCAGAAAAACAATCACCTATCTCAATGAATTTTTCCCTAAAGAAGCTGCTGCTAGTTTGTGGCAATTGAATTTTGAGGAATGTCATTTTCAGAATAGCGAAGATATTGCAGGCTTAATTAATAAAGTAGTCAGAATTTGCTCAGAACGCTCTGGAGCTACAGATATTCTAGCTGATCTGACCTTAAAAGAATTACTAGTACGCATCATGCAAAAACAGCATCTGAAGAGTTTGGGGGCAGATTTATCGGAGCAGAACCGCAATCCATTGGCTTATGTACTCCATTATATCAAAACTAATCTGAATGAAAAAATAAATATCAATAGCTTGTCGGATAAGGCATGTATGAGTAAGGCCACGTTTTATCGCTTATTTAAGCGAGAACTGGGATTAAGTCCGAATGAATTTATTCTCTCTGAGAAAATTGCAAAAGCAAAACAACTGTTGAGTAATCCAAAAGCCAAGGTAGCTGCCGTTAGTTATGAGCTTGGATTCAGTGATGCAAATTACTTTATACGTGCATTTAAAAAATTGGTAGGAATGACACCTGGTCATTACCAGCTTCAAGTAAATGCCGGTTTCTAGTCATTTTAAAAAAGGATGGAATGTGTTTTTATAAATGTTTGATTGTGTTTTCTAGTTTTTAGGAATATAATGAATGAATTGAACGGAGTGAATTTATACATTATTAGTTAGTTTTAACTAAATCCCGCTGTAAATAGAAACGTTCCTCATATCCATTTTATGAAAAGCTGAAGGTCCTCCTTCAGCTTTTTTTTGTTACAATCCCTGGTAAAAGGGGAGCAGGTATCCAACCAATTGTTTACAAGACCAGTATTTTTTACTGTTTATATTTTATATTTTGTATCATTAACTTAGCGTTTGACCCACAGCTGAAACACCAAATAAACCAAATATAAAATGAAACAATTAATGCCTGCAAAGCTCTTTTTGGGCTGTTGTCTGCTGTTTACATTAGCTAGCAGCCCAACTTTTGCAAAAGAGCTCTACATTTCTGTAAAAGGAAATGACAATAATCCAGGGACAAAAGAAAAGCCCTTGGCCAGCTTTAAAAAAGCACAGCTGATGGCACGAAAAATCAATGAAGCGCTGACCGTTTATGTTCGCGGCGGAACCTATTACCTGACTGCTCCAATAATTTTCACCAGGGAAGATGACAGGTCTGTAAAAACAGCAGTAGTATATAAAGCATTTCCTGGAGAACAGGTGAAAGTAAGTGCTGGAAAGCCACTGCAATT
It contains:
- a CDS encoding aldehyde dehydrogenase family protein, translating into MENLVKRPSFKSHYDNFIGGKFVAPVKGVYFDNISPIDGKVFTKAARSSKEDVELALDAAHEAFKTWSKSSAVYRSNILLKVAQKIEDNLEYLATIETIDNGKAIRETLAADLPLVVDHFRYFAGVIRADEGSIAEHDEHTVSIALHEPIGVVAQIIPWNFPLLMATWKIAPALAAGCCTVVKPAEQTPVSIIILMELIGDILPPGVLNIVNGYGIEVGKPLATSSRISKVAFTGSTTSGRLIMQYAAENIIPSTMELGGKSPNIFFESVADKDDAFFDKAVEGAVMFALNQGEICTCPSRLLIQESIYDKFIARVIERTKAIKISHPLDKTSMMGAQTSNEQYQKILSYLNIGKEEGAELLIGGTANKLEGELGTGYYIEPTILKGHNKMRIFQEEIFGPVLCVTTFKTVEEAIEIANDTLYGLGAGVWTRDAHELYQVPRAIQAGRIWVNQYHAYPAHAPFGGYKKSGFGRENHKMMLDHYRSTKNMLISYDKNKLGFF
- a CDS encoding AraC family transcriptional regulator, with the protein product MQHKLNPFGLSRAESLKTLVENRTAYTLQNCELNVFETYTESYRVPLVFNDLVITSMLRGKKVMHLSGKSEFDYYPGQTVIVPPSLCMNIDFPEATSDNPTQCIALAIDPDQIRKTITYLNEFFPKEAAASLWQLNFEECHFQNSEDIAGLINKVVRICSERSGATDILADLTLKELLVRIMQKQHLKSLGADLSEQNRNPLAYVLHYIKTNLNEKININSLSDKACMSKATFYRLFKRELGLSPNEFILSEKIAKAKQLLSNPKAKVAAVSYELGFSDANYFIRAFKKLVGMTPGHYQLQVNAGF